The proteins below come from a single Xyrauchen texanus isolate HMW12.3.18 chromosome 1, RBS_HiC_50CHRs, whole genome shotgun sequence genomic window:
- the LOC127626379 gene encoding putative serine/threonine-protein kinase A, translating to MELPPAMNQLFTKHGYTLKKKLGQGVSGAAFLVNNKEEDLYVIKEINCRDRSSDAVKQEVDILKGLHHAYIVAYEDSFEDREAGLFYIVMEYCAEGDLYKRMQTQKRNEFTEEQIRDWFVQICLALQYLHEKNIIHRDIKPQNVFLTEDGYINLGDFGCSKVLERADQYAQSVVGAELYVSPEVLKQRYTSKSDIWSLGWLLHDLCMLDVWSDILKRHNLHANSMRGTPPDISEKYSEELRELIKEMLSCDPNDRPTADEILAKPFLNDAVNRNKNIPEAFTRKFMKSIRTFDQAYNKHYNELEILDSKLTKAADSQEEIHYNATAGSLSGGVIGAAGGITALVGLILSPFTFGASLIVMGVGIGVGVAGGVTGAASNITNIVRQKSLCESLQQIEQNYNNASAPILNSLKTLNKLMKTIARFGVFVSASTSDKAQMSCRSTAVGAGEIMHLCLLANIGRFGAQADKIGRAASGLLSGLLIPADLAFIVKDSREIHEMINKKTTDDPETFKSSVLKSIAQMRKTHKELCNLLTDINKAREELNEYIETARADT from the exons ATGGAACTTCCTCCTGCCATGAACC AACTGTTCACAAAACATGGATACACATTAAAGAAAAAACTTGGACAAGGAGTCTCAGGTGCAGCATTTCTTGTGAACAACAAAGAGGAAGATTTGTATGTAATCAAAGAGATTAACTGCAGAGAT AGAAGTTCTGACGCAGTCAAACAGGAAGTTGATATCTTAAAGGGTCTGCATCATGCATATATTGTTGCTTATGAGGATTCATTTGAAG ACAGAGAAGCTGGACTGTTTtatatagtgatggagtattgtgCAGAAGGGGATCTTTACAAGAGGATGCAAACACAGAAAAGAAATGAGTTCACAGAAGAGCAG ATCCGTGACTGGTTTGTGCAGATTTGTCTGGCTCTGCAGTATCTCCATGAGAAGAATATTATTCACAGAGATATCAAGCCGCAG AATGTTTTTCTGACTGAGGATGGATACATCAATTTAGGGGATTTTGGATGCTCAAAAGTATTGGAaag aGCTGATCAATATGCACAATCAGTTGTGGGTGCAGAACTCTATGTCAGCCCAGAAGTTCTGAAACAAAGATACACGTCTAAAAG TGACATCTGGTCTTTGGGATGGTTGCTCCACGATCTGTGCATGCTCGATGTCTGg TCAGATATTCTAAAGCGTCACAATCTACATGCCAACAGCATGAGAGGAACTCCTCCCGACATCTCAGAGAAATACTCAGAGGAACTACGAGAATTGATCAAAGAAATGCTCAGCTGCGACCCTAATGACAGACCTACAGCCGATGAGATTTTAGCAAAACCATTCTTAAATGACGCagtaaacagaaataaaaatattccAGAAGCATTTACACGGAAGTTCATGAAGTCCATCCGGACCTTTGATCAGGCCTACAACAAGCATTATAATGAGCTGGAGATCTTAGACAGTAAATTGACAAAAGCAGCAGATTCACAAGAGGAAATTCATTATAATGCCACTGCAGGCAGTCTGTCAGGTGGAGTGATTGGAGCCGCTGGTGGCATCACTGCACTGGTTGGGCTAATTTTGTCACCGTTCacttttggtgcctctttgaTTGTAATGGGTGTGGGTATTGGTGTAGGAGTAGCAGGTGGGGTAACAGGTGCTGCCTCCAACATTACTAATATAGTAAGACAAAAATCACTCTGTGAGAGCCTTCAACAAATTGAACAGAACTATAACAATGCAAGTGCACCTATTCTCAATTCACTGAAAACACTGAACAAATTGATGAAAACAATTGCTAGATTCGGTGTTTTTGTCAGTGCATCGACATCGGATAAAGCACAGATGTCATGCAGAAGTACAGCAGTGGGTGCCGGAGAAATCATGCATCTATGCCTGTTGGCAAATATCGGGCGATTTGGTGCTCAAGCTGACAAAATAGGACGAGCAGCTTCAGGTTTGTTAAGTGGTCTCTTAATCCCAGCTGACCTTGCCTTCATTGTTAAAGATTCAAGGGAGATTCATGAGATGATAAATAAGAAAACAACAGATGATCCTGAAACGTTCAAATCCAGTGTACTCAAGTCTATTGCACAGATGAGAAAAACACACAAAGAGCTCTGCAATCTCTTGACCGACATTAATAAAGCAAGAGAGGAACTAAATGAGTATATAGAAACAGCTAGAGCAGACACATAA